The proteins below come from a single Mucilaginibacter mali genomic window:
- a CDS encoding S41 family peptidase produces MKTPLRIALFVLASAFSLPLFAQQGTPGNLAADFVQRQRDTARHLYNKDHATKQDIEQGIGVLKRSIRFLDSPAIKKMAETNMYLKFRRSDVLREMVYAYAKNGQNDLATATLTEHYKEGTSFYIIEMLADSAFIQLKTDPKFMAVIDHYKARSGLWAGDAFKTPYKADLSATEKLAGLSLLWAQAKLGFAYFDRLTVDWNQTYLDYIPQVQATKSTLEYYKVLQKFYAQLHDGHTNVYFPKELTNEIYSRPPVRTELIGGHVYITKVVNDSLQKTGIVPGLEVISIDHQPVKAYADANVRPFQSSSTPQDLDQRTYTYMLLAGAASKPINLELKDRKGKIFTATIPRSGYPKVAPLPAMEYKELNGIGYLAIHNFEDDKIVKQFDSLFTQVQKTKGLVIDIRDNGGGDSGIGNQILAYLTDKQFDLFSHSQVTFNALNKAPGQPEPNMLGNGVAIEYPNKKHYYNKPVTLLINAATFSAAEDFAVAFDAMKRGSIIGQPSGGSTGQPLRLTLPGGGTARYCARRETYPDGKEFVGVGVIPQIVVEKNINDVYNGTDSVLKKALEVLK; encoded by the coding sequence ATGAAAACACCCCTGCGCATCGCTTTATTTGTTTTAGCATCAGCATTTTCGCTGCCTTTGTTCGCCCAGCAAGGAACGCCGGGGAACCTGGCTGCCGATTTTGTACAACGCCAGCGCGATACCGCCCGGCATTTATACAACAAAGACCACGCTACAAAGCAGGATATTGAGCAGGGCATCGGTGTGCTGAAACGCTCTATCAGATTTTTGGATAGCCCGGCTATTAAAAAAATGGCCGAAACCAATATGTATTTAAAGTTCCGCCGATCAGACGTGCTGCGTGAGATGGTATACGCCTATGCCAAAAACGGGCAGAACGATTTGGCTACCGCTACACTAACTGAGCATTATAAGGAAGGGACTTCCTTTTATATTATAGAGATGCTGGCTGATTCGGCCTTTATACAGTTAAAAACCGATCCTAAGTTTATGGCTGTGATAGACCATTACAAGGCACGTTCGGGACTATGGGCAGGGGACGCCTTTAAAACGCCTTATAAGGCAGATCTGTCTGCTACCGAGAAGCTGGCGGGTTTGTCATTGCTATGGGCGCAGGCCAAGCTTGGTTTTGCTTATTTTGACAGGCTAACCGTAGACTGGAACCAAACCTATCTTGATTATATCCCGCAGGTACAAGCCACCAAAAGCACGTTGGAATACTACAAGGTGCTGCAAAAATTTTACGCCCAGTTGCATGACGGGCACACTAATGTTTATTTCCCCAAAGAACTGACAAACGAGATCTATTCCCGCCCACCTGTGCGGACCGAATTGATAGGCGGCCATGTTTATATCACCAAAGTAGTTAATGATAGCCTGCAAAAAACCGGCATAGTACCCGGGCTTGAAGTGATCAGTATAGACCACCAACCGGTTAAGGCATATGCAGATGCTAACGTAAGGCCATTCCAAAGCAGTTCGACCCCGCAGGATTTGGATCAGCGTACCTATACCTATATGTTGTTGGCGGGGGCTGCATCCAAACCCATAAATCTCGAACTTAAAGATAGAAAAGGAAAGATATTTACGGCTACAATCCCGCGTTCGGGTTATCCTAAAGTAGCGCCGTTACCAGCTATGGAATACAAGGAACTGAACGGGATCGGCTACCTGGCTATCCATAATTTTGAGGATGATAAGATTGTTAAGCAATTCGATTCGCTATTTACCCAGGTACAAAAAACCAAGGGCCTGGTGATTGATATCAGGGATAATGGCGGCGGCGACAGTGGCATAGGCAACCAGATATTAGCTTACCTTACCGATAAACAATTCGATCTGTTCTCGCATAGCCAGGTTACTTTTAACGCGCTGAACAAAGCCCCGGGGCAGCCCGAACCTAATATGCTGGGCAACGGTGTAGCGATAGAGTATCCCAACAAAAAACATTATTATAACAAACCGGTAACCCTGCTCATCAACGCGGCCACCTTCTCGGCCGCCGAGGATTTTGCCGTTGCTTTTGATGCAATGAAGCGAGGCAGCATTATTGGCCAGCCAAGCGGCGGTAGCACCGGGCAGCCTTTGCGCCTTACCCTACCCGGCGGCGGCACCGCCCGCTATTGCGCCCGCCGCGAAACATATCCCGACGGTAAGGAATTTGTGGGTGTAGGTGTAATTCCTCAGATAGTTGTGGAGAAGAATATTAATGATGTTTATAATGGCACAGATAGCGTGTTAAAAAAGGCGCTGGAGGTATTGAAATAA
- a CDS encoding DEAD/DEAH box helicase, whose amino-acid sequence MNPFSNLGIRHDIVNAISELGFENPTPIQEQSIPVLLTGSNDFVGLAQTGTGKTAAFGLPLLELLDFEENHPQALVLCPTRELCLQITNDLKNYAKNMRNVNVVAVYGGASISDQLRTIKRGVQIVVATPGRMLDIINRKAIDFSAVQYVVLDEADEMLNMGFQEDIDSILSTTPDEKKTWLFSATMPSEVRRIAKKYMDNPFELTMGEKNTGNANIEHEYYVVRARDKYAAFKRIVDFNPEIFGIVFCRTKIETQEIAESLIKDGYNADSLHGDLSQQQRDKVMKRYRERSLQLLIATDVAARGIDVNDVTHVINYSLPDEIENYTHRSGRTARAGKTGVSIAIINSKELGKIRQIERVIGKKFIKAEIPTGFDVCEKQLFALVHKVHNVEVNEQQIEQYIPRIMAEFADLSKEDVIKRFASLEFNSFLEYYKNAPDLNAPADDRFGKERGEGGEKFARTGVRGDFTRLFINLGSVDGFSRGDLLGYICNTTKISGRTVGKIDVKGVYSFFEVPHDEVEKVQSGFKSADFQGREVRIEIAGEGVSERRDGGNRGGERRSYGGNSGGGFRRDGGNRDRDNGNRGERNFYNGDKRDGGNSGGGFRDFSGKRKEDRGERRRRF is encoded by the coding sequence CAACGATTTTGTCGGATTAGCCCAAACCGGGACCGGTAAAACTGCTGCCTTTGGCCTGCCTTTGTTAGAATTGCTTGATTTCGAAGAAAATCATCCGCAAGCACTTGTACTGTGCCCCACACGCGAACTTTGTTTACAGATCACCAACGATCTGAAAAATTATGCCAAAAACATGCGCAACGTAAATGTTGTAGCGGTATATGGCGGCGCTAGTATCTCAGATCAGTTACGCACCATCAAACGTGGCGTACAAATTGTTGTGGCTACACCCGGCCGTATGCTGGATATCATTAACCGTAAGGCTATTGATTTTTCGGCTGTGCAGTATGTAGTTTTAGACGAGGCTGATGAAATGCTTAATATGGGCTTTCAGGAAGATATTGATAGTATCCTGTCAACCACACCCGACGAGAAAAAGACCTGGTTATTCTCGGCCACTATGCCAAGCGAAGTACGCCGCATAGCAAAAAAATACATGGACAACCCATTTGAGTTGACCATGGGCGAAAAAAATACCGGCAACGCCAATATCGAGCACGAGTACTATGTAGTGCGTGCCCGCGATAAATATGCCGCCTTTAAACGTATAGTAGATTTCAATCCCGAGATATTCGGTATTGTTTTTTGCCGTACAAAAATTGAAACGCAGGAAATTGCCGAGTCTTTAATTAAAGATGGCTACAATGCCGATAGCCTGCACGGCGACCTTTCGCAGCAACAGCGCGATAAGGTAATGAAACGCTACCGCGAACGCAGCCTGCAGCTGTTAATTGCTACAGACGTTGCCGCCCGTGGTATCGACGTTAACGACGTTACACACGTTATTAACTACTCGTTACCGGATGAGATAGAGAACTATACCCACCGTAGCGGCCGTACCGCGCGTGCCGGTAAAACAGGTGTATCTATCGCCATCATCAACTCGAAAGAGTTGGGTAAGATCCGCCAGATAGAGCGTGTTATCGGTAAAAAATTCATTAAGGCCGAGATACCTACCGGTTTTGATGTTTGCGAGAAACAACTGTTCGCCCTGGTACATAAGGTGCACAATGTAGAAGTGAACGAGCAGCAGATTGAACAATACATCCCGCGCATTATGGCCGAATTTGCCGACCTGAGCAAAGAGGATGTAATTAAGCGTTTTGCTTCGCTGGAGTTCAATAGCTTCTTAGAATATTATAAGAACGCGCCAGACCTGAACGCCCCTGCCGACGACCGCTTTGGTAAAGAGCGCGGCGAGGGTGGCGAAAAATTTGCCCGTACCGGTGTACGCGGCGATTTTACCCGCCTGTTCATTAACCTGGGTTCGGTAGATGGCTTTAGCCGTGGCGATTTGCTGGGTTACATTTGCAACACCACAAAGATCAGCGGCCGCACCGTTGGTAAAATAGATGTTAAAGGTGTGTACTCGTTCTTCGAGGTACCGCATGATGAGGTAGAAAAGGTTCAGTCGGGCTTTAAAAGCGCCGATTTCCAGGGTCGCGAAGTTCGTATTGAAATTGCCGGCGAGGGCGTAAGTGAGCGCCGTGATGGTGGCAACCGTGGTGGCGAGCGCAGAAGCTATGGCGGCAACAGCGGCGGTGGCTTCCGCAGGGATGGTGGCAACCGCGACCGTGATAACGGCAACCGTGGCGAACGCAATTTCTACAACGGCGATAAGCGCGATGGCGGTAACTCGGGTGGCGGTTTCCGCGATTTCTCGGGCAAACGCAAAGAAGACCGTGGCGAACGCCGCAGGCGCTTCTAA